The DNA sequence GTTTTTTGGAACACATTGGACGGATATTGGATCTCCAGTTGGAGGACAATAAGTGGGCCTGTAATTGTGAAATATTGCAGCTAAAAAACTGGCTAGAAAACATGCCTCCACAGTCTATAATTGGTGATATTGTTTGCAACAGTCCTCCACTTTTCAAAGGGAGTATATTGAGTCGCCTGAAAAAGGAATCTATTTGCCCTATTCCACCAGAGTATGAAGAGCATGAGGATCCATCTGGATCATTGCTGGCTATAACATCATCAACAAGTGACAGCCGCCTATCAAGCAAGAATACATCCATTTTAAAACAACCTACCAAAGCACCGGGTTTGATACCTTACCTTACAAAGGCATCCACCCAGCTTCCAGTACCATACTGTCCTATTCCTTGCAACTGCAAAGTCCTCTCCCCATCAGGACTTCTAATCCACTGCCAGGAGCGAAATATTGAAAGTTTGTCAGATCTACAACCTCCTCCACAAAATCCCAGAAAGCTGGTTCTTGCAGGCAATATTATTCACACCTTAGTGAAGTCTGATCTGATGGAATACTTCACTTTGGAAATGCTTCACTTGGGAAACAATCGTATTGAAGTTCTTGAAGAAGGATCATTTATGAATCTCACAAGACTACAGAAGCTCTATCTCAATGGCAATCATCTGACCAAACTAAATAAAGGCATGTTCCTCGGTCTTCAGAGCCTCGAGTATTTGTATCTTGAATACAATGCAATAAAGGAAATATTACCAGGGACCTTCAACCCAATGCCTAAACTGAAAgttctttatttaaataacaaCCTCCTTCAAGTTTTACCACCACATATTTTTTTAGGTGTTCCTCTAACTAgagtaaatcttaaaacaaaccaATTCACCCACTTACCTGTAAGTAATATCTTGGATGATCTTGACTTACTCATCCAGATTGACCTTGAGGATAACCCCTGGGACTGCTCCTGTGACCTGGTTGGATTGCAACAATGGTTACACAAGCTGGGCACAAGCACTATGACAGATGACATCCTCTGCACTTCCCCAGGGCATCTTGacaaaaaggaattaaaagctCTCAACAGTGAACTTCTTTGCCCCGGTTTAGTGAACAACCCTTCCTTGCCAACCCAGACTAGCTACATTATGGTGTCTTCTCCCACAATGGCGACAGACACAGCTGGCAGTATTTTAAGTTCTCTCACTGATGCTGTCCCTCTGTCAGTTCTGATATTAGGACTTCTGATTGTGTTCATAACTATTGTATTCTGTGCTGCGGGGATTGTGGTTCTTGTCCTCCACCGTAGGAgaagatataaaaagaaaaaagtagatgAGCAAATGAGAGACAGCAGCCCTGTACATCTACACTACAGCATGTATGGTCATAAAACAACTCACCATACAACCGAAAgaccttctgcctctctctatgAGCAGCATATGGTGAGCCCCATGGTTCATGTCTACAGAAGTCCATCCTTTGGGCCAAAGCATTTGGAAGAAGTTGAAGAAAGGAAtgataaagaaggaaatgatgcAAAACATCTTCAGAGGAGCCTGTTAGAACGGGAAAATAATTCCCCTCTTACAGGTTCAAATATGAAATACAAAACTACAGACCAATCAACAGATTTTTTGTCCTTTCAAGATGCAAGTTCATTATATAGGAACATtttggaaaaagaaagggaaCTTCAGCAACTGGGCATCACTGAGTACCTGAGAAAAAAcattgctcagctccagccagaTGTGGAAGTCAACTATCCTGGAGCCCACGAGGAACTGAAATTAATGGAAACATTGATGTACTCTCGACCGAGGAAGGTGTTGGTGGAACAgactaaaaatgaatattttgagcTCAAAGCTAACTTGCATGCTGAACCTGACTATTTGGAAGTCTTGGAGCAGCAAACATAGATGAGATGTTTGTGGGCTTTCACAGAAATGCTGTGATTCTGTCTTAAGTCCAAACCTTGGAAATAAGTGCCTTACATGTGTGTCACCAGTCAGAACTCAACACAGCAGGAATCTTGTGggatataaaagaagaaaatgaaactcaGGGATCATTAAGGAAGCCATGGCATTATCTTCAGGCAATTTAGCCTGTTCCAAATAAATAAAGTCCTTGTATATAGCTGATGCAAGGATTATAGTAGTATTTctccaaatgtttaaaaatatttcatagaaTTCCTCTTAAACACCTAAAGGGTTGACTATCTAAAAAGCTCCAGTTTTCTTGAATACTTTTTCCATGGCTGAATAAATTGGATTTTGTCAGTTAAGtatataacaatatatatatatatgtatatatatatatatatatatattatgtaagaGATGTATTCATAATCAATACATATGACAGAAATTTTCATTGTCAAACACACTAAATTTTCTCACAATAAATGCAAAGGGAACTGGAATTTAAATTTACAAATGGCAatagcaaataaaaatgtaaatttgtaATTACGTGGGCCATTAATGATTCATAATTTTCAACAAAGgatgaataaacaaaaaagccACTTCTAAGCTTTCTGCATTAAAACACAGATGACAAATAGTTCATGTgggatgaataagaaagtatgttagttttctgtgtacattttgtgtgtatattccTGATGTAAAGCTGCTGTGAGACTAAGGTATTTCATTTGTGTTAAACATTCTGTTCTTCTTGGGATATTTTTCAAATGCTACTGagattatactgtatatatgattAGAGCACTTAGTAATTTTGCTTCATTTCATAGAGTTAATGTACAACTATATGACAAAGATAGAAATATGTCTTTTGTGGCAAgtaattcaaatatataaaatgaatagtaaagattattttatttttattgacataCACTGATAGATGTCATAGATTAGTAGCAAAAGGCACTTCTACAGGTAAGTTTTTTGAGTTGCCTCAAGAGAGGGTCAGTGTAGTTTTATTTTAGAAGAAGGTATGACTAGATTTCTATGAACTATTTATTCTGTACAGTTTTGTATATTTTTAGTTCACAAATATAATTATTCTTGGGTGGTgccttttaagaaaattaaaattactgtTCATTAcaataaaactaaaatgaaaactattttcaaaTGTGTTTCAATTAATTGCTCTGAGCTGTGATTCAATCATGTCATGATTATCACCTCAGCATACTCTCTGCATATAGAAAAGAAGGGTtctgtttatgtgtatacataagAGCTttgttcaacacacacacaccacacacacacacacacacacacacacacacagagagagagagagagagagagagagagagagagagagagagagagagagaaagtctttGGGTATTCAATATGAATGACACCTAACAAACTTAAATAagagtttacttatttatttatactcaTAATTTTCATATATTAGCTTCCATTGGGATAAAACACTCCATCACTGTAATTGAGTTCTATGTTGTAATACATTGCCGTCCCGAAATGAAGAGACCATTTTGTATAAGGAAGTACTTCGTCCATTCATTAAGCAATATACTTAAGCAGTGTCTGTGTATTCTACCATGTGTTTCATCTTTTACTGCTCATACTTT is a window from the Peromyscus eremicus chromosome 9, PerEre_H2_v1, whole genome shotgun sequence genome containing:
- the Slitrk6 gene encoding SLIT and NTRK-like protein 6, encoding MKLWIPLLYPALLACLSLQSQSPMPSVRGSCDTLCNCEEKDGIMLINCEEKGINKLSQISVPPSRPFQLSLLNNGLTVLHTNAFSGLANALSIHLGFNNIADIETGAFNGLGLLKQLHINHNSLEILKEDTFHGLENLEFLQADNNFITVIEPSAFSKLNRLKVLILNDNAIESLPPNIFRFVPLTHLDLRGNQLQTLPYVGFLEHIGRILDLQLEDNKWACNCEILQLKNWLENMPPQSIIGDIVCNSPPLFKGSILSRLKKESICPIPPEYEEHEDPSGSLLAITSSTSDSRLSSKNTSILKQPTKAPGLIPYLTKASTQLPVPYCPIPCNCKVLSPSGLLIHCQERNIESLSDLQPPPQNPRKLVLAGNIIHTLVKSDLMEYFTLEMLHLGNNRIEVLEEGSFMNLTRLQKLYLNGNHLTKLNKGMFLGLQSLEYLYLEYNAIKEILPGTFNPMPKLKVLYLNNNLLQVLPPHIFLGVPLTRVNLKTNQFTHLPVSNILDDLDLLIQIDLEDNPWDCSCDLVGLQQWLHKLGTSTMTDDILCTSPGHLDKKELKALNSELLCPGLVNNPSLPTQTSYIMVSSPTMATDTAGSILSSLTDAVPLSVLILGLLIVFITIVFCAAGIVVLVLHRRRRYKKKKVDEQMRDSSPVHLHYSMYGHKTTHHTTERPSASLYEQHMVSPMVHVYRSPSFGPKHLEEVEERNDKEGNDAKHLQRSLLERENNSPLTGSNMKYKTTDQSTDFLSFQDASSLYRNILEKERELQQLGITEYLRKNIAQLQPDVEVNYPGAHEELKLMETLMYSRPRKVLVEQTKNEYFELKANLHAEPDYLEVLEQQT